In the genome of Streptomyces collinus, one region contains:
- a CDS encoding bifunctional metallophosphatase/5'-nucleotidase: MPATSPAHPERRRRRTNRFAALAAGVVTVGALAAAGLPGSATAGEDHRKGGHWPGRYQDVQLLSFNDLHGNLEPPAGSSGRVTEHQHDGTTKTIDAGGVEYLATHLREARKGEKYSITAAGGDMVGASPLISGLFHDEPTIEALNKLDLDVTSVGNHEFDEGAKELARLQNGGCHPKDGCYTDQRFKGADFPYLAANVLDEKTKKPILKPYWVWKKNGVKVGFIGVTLEGTPDIVSAEGVKGLSFKDETETINKYAKVLQKQGVKSIVALIHEGGFPASTSYNYDCDSPGAGDGVSGPIVDIAKNVTPQVDALVTGHTHNAYVCSIADPAGKPRMVTSAASFGRLYTDTTLTYDRRTGDIARTAVKSANRVVTRDVPKAPDMTELISKWNTLAAPIGNKPIGYISGDIGNTGTESPLGDLIADAQLAHGKQLDPETDLALMNPGGIRAPLTYAAKAAEGDGVVTYAEGFTVQPFANTVNLQDFTGAQLIQVLKEQVSGPNAAAPKVLQVSSGLTYTLDLTKSGADRVVTDSIRLNGSAVDPAATYRVATNSFLAGGGDGFPTLGQGANDVVGSDDLTALEQYLTANSSATNPIAPPKADRITIVK, from the coding sequence ATGCCAGCCACTTCACCGGCCCATCCGGAGCGCCGGAGACGTCGTACGAACCGTTTCGCCGCTCTCGCCGCCGGTGTCGTCACCGTCGGCGCGCTGGCCGCCGCGGGGCTGCCGGGTTCGGCGACCGCCGGCGAGGACCACCGCAAGGGCGGGCACTGGCCCGGCCGCTACCAGGACGTGCAGCTGCTGTCCTTCAACGACCTGCACGGCAACCTGGAGCCGCCGGCGGGTTCGTCCGGCCGGGTCACCGAGCACCAGCACGACGGCACGACGAAGACCATCGACGCCGGTGGTGTCGAGTACCTCGCCACGCACCTGCGCGAGGCCCGCAAGGGCGAGAAGTACTCCATCACGGCCGCGGGCGGCGACATGGTCGGCGCCTCCCCGCTGATCTCCGGGCTGTTCCACGACGAGCCGACCATCGAGGCGCTGAACAAGCTCGACCTCGACGTCACCTCGGTCGGCAACCACGAGTTCGACGAGGGCGCCAAGGAGCTGGCCCGCCTGCAGAACGGCGGCTGCCACCCGAAGGACGGCTGCTACACGGACCAGAGGTTCAAGGGCGCCGACTTCCCCTACCTCGCCGCCAACGTCCTCGACGAGAAGACGAAGAAGCCGATCCTCAAGCCCTACTGGGTGTGGAAGAAGAACGGCGTCAAGGTCGGCTTCATCGGCGTGACCCTGGAGGGCACCCCGGACATCGTCTCCGCCGAGGGTGTCAAGGGCCTGTCCTTCAAGGACGAGACCGAGACGATCAACAAGTACGCCAAGGTGCTCCAGAAGCAGGGCGTGAAGTCGATCGTGGCGCTCATCCACGAGGGCGGCTTCCCGGCGTCGACGTCGTACAACTACGACTGTGACTCCCCGGGTGCGGGCGACGGCGTCTCCGGCCCGATCGTCGACATCGCCAAGAACGTCACGCCGCAGGTGGACGCGCTGGTCACCGGCCACACCCACAACGCGTACGTGTGCAGCATCGCCGACCCGGCGGGCAAGCCCCGCATGGTCACCTCGGCCGCGTCCTTCGGCCGCCTCTACACCGACACCACGCTGACCTACGACCGCAGGACCGGCGACATCGCCCGTACGGCGGTGAAGTCCGCGAACCGCGTGGTCACCCGGGACGTCCCCAAGGCGCCCGACATGACCGAGCTGATCAGCAAGTGGAACACGCTGGCCGCGCCCATCGGCAACAAGCCGATCGGCTACATCTCCGGCGACATCGGCAACACCGGCACCGAGTCCCCGCTCGGCGACCTCATCGCCGACGCCCAGCTCGCCCACGGCAAGCAGCTCGACCCGGAGACCGACCTGGCGCTGATGAACCCGGGCGGTATCCGGGCGCCCCTGACGTACGCGGCCAAGGCCGCCGAGGGCGACGGAGTCGTCACCTACGCCGAGGGCTTCACCGTCCAGCCGTTCGCGAACACCGTGAACCTCCAGGACTTCACGGGCGCGCAGCTGATCCAGGTGCTCAAGGAGCAGGTGTCCGGCCCGAACGCGGCGGCCCCGAAGGTCCTCCAGGTCTCGTCCGGCCTGACCTACACGCTGGACCTCACCAAGTCCGGTGCCGACCGGGTGGTCACGGACAGCATCAGGCTGAACGGCTCGGCCGTCGACCCGGCGGCCACCTACCGCGTCGCGACGAACAGCTTCCTCGCGGGCGGCGGCGACGGCTTCCCGACCCTCGGCCAGGGCGCGAACGACGTCGTCGGCTCCGACGACCTGACCGCGCTGGAGCAGTACCTGACGGCCAACTCCTCGGCCACGAACCCGATCGCCCCGCCGAAGGCGGACCGCATCACCATCGTGAAGTAA
- the mshD gene encoding mycothiol synthase: MTSDDTVRPGHPRSIETLAALSAEQNEAVFGLLDEAARTDGQQAVSEQGRLQLRGGEREGVSHLLLTAGGELVGYAQLEDTDPVEPPAAELVVHPGHRGHGHGRALGSALLAASGKRLRVWAHGGHSAARHLAQVLGLTLFRELRQMRRPLTGFDAPEPALPEGVTVRTFEPGRDDAAWLAVNAAAFAHHPEQGSLTQRDLDDRKAEPWFDPAGFFLAFRGEELVGFHWTKVHAEEGLGEVYVLGVGPGAQGGGLGRSLTTIGLRHLAGQGLPTAMLYVDADNKAAVSVYERLGFTTHEVDLMYRTET, translated from the coding sequence ATGACCAGCGACGACACCGTACGGCCAGGCCACCCCCGCTCGATCGAGACCCTTGCCGCGCTCTCCGCGGAGCAGAACGAGGCCGTGTTCGGACTGCTCGACGAGGCGGCCCGGACCGACGGGCAGCAGGCGGTGTCCGAACAGGGCCGGTTGCAGCTGCGCGGCGGCGAGCGCGAGGGCGTGTCCCATCTGCTGCTCACCGCCGGCGGGGAACTCGTCGGTTATGCCCAGTTGGAGGACACGGACCCGGTGGAGCCGCCGGCCGCCGAGCTGGTGGTGCATCCCGGGCATCGCGGGCACGGGCACGGACGGGCCCTCGGGTCCGCGCTGCTGGCCGCGTCGGGGAAGCGGCTGCGGGTCTGGGCGCACGGCGGGCACTCCGCCGCCCGGCATCTCGCGCAGGTCCTGGGCCTGACGCTGTTTCGTGAACTGCGCCAGATGCGGAGGCCGTTGACCGGCTTCGACGCACCCGAGCCGGCGCTTCCCGAGGGTGTCACCGTGCGGACCTTCGAGCCCGGCCGGGACGACGCGGCCTGGCTCGCGGTGAACGCCGCCGCCTTCGCCCACCACCCCGAGCAGGGCTCCCTCACCCAGCGCGACCTCGACGACCGCAAGGCCGAGCCGTGGTTCGACCCCGCGGGGTTCTTCCTCGCCTTCCGCGGCGAGGAACTCGTGGGCTTCCACTGGACCAAGGTGCACGCCGAGGAGGGCCTGGGCGAGGTGTACGTCCTCGGTGTGGGGCCGGGCGCGCAGGGCGGCGGCCTCGGCAGGTCCCTCACCACGATCGGGCTGCGGCATCTGGCGGGGCAGGGGCTGCCGACGGCGATGCTGTACGTCGACGCCGACAACAAGGCGGCGGTGTCGGTGTACGAGCGGCTGGGGTTCACCACGCACGAGGTGGACCTGATGTACCGGACGGAGACCTGA
- a CDS encoding GNAT family N-acetyltransferase encodes MRDLRVRPAAEADLAALVRLRDDAARRLLARGVTGQWRPGELDEDHFRRVMAHGEVWLAEADGLLAGAWELWWEDEDAWGPQPPVAGYVHRLMVDRATTAPGTGRLLLDAAERRVAEAGRTRVRLDCLAGNTQLNAYYADAGYRVVGHKAGKPQPGGTPKSFTLMEKQLG; translated from the coding sequence ATGCGTGATCTGCGCGTCCGCCCCGCCGCCGAGGCCGACCTGGCCGCCCTCGTGCGCCTGCGCGACGACGCCGCCCGCCGGCTGCTGGCCCGTGGTGTCACCGGGCAGTGGCGGCCGGGTGAGCTGGACGAGGACCACTTCCGCCGGGTCATGGCGCACGGCGAGGTCTGGCTCGCCGAGGCCGACGGGCTCCTCGCGGGCGCCTGGGAGCTGTGGTGGGAGGACGAGGACGCCTGGGGCCCGCAGCCGCCCGTGGCCGGGTACGTGCACCGGCTGATGGTGGACCGGGCCACCACCGCGCCCGGGACGGGCCGGCTGCTGCTGGACGCCGCCGAGCGCCGGGTGGCCGAGGCGGGACGCACCCGGGTGCGCCTGGACTGCCTCGCGGGCAACACGCAGCTCAACGCCTACTACGCCGACGCCGGTTACCGCGTCGTGGGACACAAGGCGGGCAAACCGCAGCCCGGCGGGACGCCCAAGTCCTTCACCCTGATGGAGAAGCAGCTCGGGTAG
- a CDS encoding LysR family transcriptional regulator — translation MDLKAVRAFVAIADSGQFQKAAVDLALTQQAVSKRIAALEKNLGVRLLVRTPRGAELTIDGQALLPHARVLLRAEERATAAVRPGDRALRVDVVGRRAATGGLVQHFHRAHPETALDVVTLFDVETAVTALRDGAVDATFRAVTMPGQRLPDGIAVTPVLDEPLRLCVGPGHPFARADRVTTAQLAGHRIWMPGNVPGTEWHAYYEELAAAFGPAIDTIGPNFGLEALLDTIAGSPTVATFLSERTPHVWPAAHDLRLVPLVDPVPVYPHSLLWRTDNPHPGLTALRDYLVATRPRPPEGATWRPAWAEPPPARVPPTRAASPSG, via the coding sequence GTGGACCTCAAAGCCGTACGGGCCTTCGTCGCGATCGCCGACTCCGGGCAGTTCCAGAAGGCCGCCGTGGACCTGGCCCTCACCCAGCAGGCCGTGTCCAAGCGGATCGCCGCGCTGGAGAAGAACCTCGGGGTGCGGCTGCTGGTCCGTACGCCGCGCGGGGCGGAACTCACCATCGACGGGCAGGCCCTGCTGCCGCACGCCCGGGTCCTGCTCCGGGCCGAGGAGCGGGCGACGGCCGCCGTCCGGCCCGGGGACCGGGCGCTGCGGGTGGACGTCGTGGGACGACGGGCCGCGACCGGCGGACTGGTGCAGCACTTCCACCGGGCGCACCCGGAGACCGCGCTGGACGTCGTCACGCTGTTCGACGTCGAGACGGCCGTGACGGCCCTGCGGGACGGGGCCGTCGACGCCACCTTCCGGGCCGTCACCATGCCCGGGCAGCGGCTCCCCGACGGCATCGCGGTCACGCCCGTCCTCGACGAGCCGCTGCGGCTGTGCGTCGGCCCCGGCCATCCGTTCGCCCGGGCCGACCGGGTGACCACCGCCCAGCTCGCCGGGCACCGGATCTGGATGCCCGGCAACGTGCCCGGGACCGAGTGGCACGCCTACTACGAGGAACTGGCCGCGGCCTTCGGGCCGGCCATCGACACCATCGGGCCCAACTTCGGCCTGGAGGCGCTCCTCGACACGATCGCCGGCTCCCCGACCGTGGCGACCTTCCTCAGTGAACGCACCCCGCACGTCTGGCCGGCCGCCCACGACCTGCGGCTCGTCCCGCTCGTGGACCCCGTCCCCGTCTACCCGCACTCACTGCTGTGGCGCACGGACAACCCGCATCCCGGCCTGACGGCCCTGCGCGACTACCTGGTGGCGACCCGGCCGCGACCGCCGGAGGGAGCGACCTGGCGGCCGGCCTGGGCGGAGCCGCCACCGGCCCGGGTGCCGCCTACCCGAGCTGCTTCTCCATCAGGGTGA
- a CDS encoding ABC transporter, with protein MTRQLVLPVHRTVPWGTVGAAGAAGLLLAALTRTGETAERLSLYLLRAAILAFAVGLAFLLDDPARHTTAAVPTPRPVRIALRVALAVPAAAAWWTVALLLVPPGVRPPAGDITLEAGAACVLAVTAAAAVVRCSEVARPGLPVASGLLATAVLVMLFWPGRWALFVPVEDERWSAAHDRWGVVLAGALVLGAVCAVEPMRRRIIRL; from the coding sequence ATGACCCGGCAGCTGGTGCTCCCCGTCCACCGGACGGTGCCGTGGGGCACGGTCGGCGCGGCCGGGGCGGCGGGGCTGCTGCTCGCCGCGCTGACCCGGACCGGCGAGACGGCGGAACGGCTCTCCCTGTACCTGCTGCGGGCCGCGATCCTCGCCTTCGCGGTGGGCCTGGCCTTCCTCCTGGACGACCCGGCCCGGCACACCACCGCCGCCGTGCCGACCCCGCGCCCGGTCCGGATCGCCCTGCGCGTCGCCCTGGCCGTCCCGGCAGCGGCCGCCTGGTGGACGGTGGCCCTGCTGCTCGTGCCGCCGGGCGTGCGGCCCCCGGCCGGCGACATCACGCTCGAAGCCGGGGCCGCCTGCGTCCTGGCGGTGACCGCTGCAGCGGCCGTGGTGCGCTGCAGCGAGGTCGCCCGGCCCGGACTGCCGGTCGCGAGCGGGCTGTTGGCCACGGCCGTCCTGGTGATGCTGTTCTGGCCCGGACGCTGGGCCCTTTTCGTGCCGGTGGAGGACGAACGGTGGTCCGCGGCGCACGACCGGTGGGGCGTGGTGCTGGCCGGGGCGCTGGTCCTCGGCGCGGTGTGTGCGGTGGAGCCGATGCGGCGGCGGATCATCCGGCTCTAG
- a CDS encoding ABC transporter permease, giving the protein MTTLVEQPLASGTRDEPGGSLKAVLALALFESRRLLTRVPVLLAFAVYLGWTVWRAGRAWGDYPALQDADRATQGAPMLVGLAVLVSVNQAALRSRRHGTERHFAVLLLPHWCRTAAHALSVVAAALVTAVCVAGQFGREALRPGAIGQGSVGELLVGPLTVLLFGLAGLLVAVLVRSALVAPLLVVLFLFLFLFFSGLDYGSRWLLPAVEEPTSNTLPSDLMGRPAAWHALYLAGLALFLGLVAVLVAGGRKPAVLAGAAGALAMTLVGGVAQSGGDSPQLVKARERATVHPEQVQSCVRRDGSTYCAYPEWGPQVGDWAAVVDRVRSLAGGGAHGQDVVVRQRVDARYGLSGDAALDPLKRPHEVTVGTQWGGNRVPEFSAAVAGVLIAGDEEAATSICDGRIVPLMWLAVGWESDPLAALRRVRLNDTVTGSDSVLQPTNGLYMTEAQTEVLRALLDLPRDEAAARVKDRWDDLTAPKITAARAAGLLGLPAPEGEDKCLS; this is encoded by the coding sequence ATGACCACGCTGGTGGAGCAGCCCCTCGCCTCCGGGACACGCGACGAGCCCGGCGGGTCCCTCAAGGCCGTACTCGCCCTGGCCCTGTTCGAGTCCCGCCGGCTGCTGACCCGGGTTCCGGTGCTCCTCGCCTTCGCCGTGTACCTCGGCTGGACCGTGTGGCGCGCCGGCAGGGCGTGGGGCGACTACCCGGCCCTCCAGGACGCCGACCGGGCCACCCAGGGCGCGCCGATGCTCGTCGGCCTCGCGGTCCTGGTGTCCGTCAACCAGGCCGCGCTGCGCTCCCGGCGGCACGGCACGGAGCGGCACTTCGCGGTGCTGCTGCTCCCGCACTGGTGCCGTACGGCCGCCCACGCCCTGTCGGTCGTGGCCGCGGCCCTGGTCACCGCCGTGTGTGTGGCCGGGCAGTTCGGCCGGGAGGCGCTGCGCCCCGGGGCGATCGGGCAGGGCTCGGTGGGCGAACTGCTCGTCGGCCCGCTGACGGTGCTGCTGTTCGGACTGGCCGGACTGCTCGTGGCGGTGCTGGTGCGGTCCGCTCTCGTGGCGCCGCTGCTGGTGGTGCTCTTCCTGTTCCTGTTCCTCTTCTTCTCGGGCCTGGACTACGGGTCGAGGTGGCTGCTGCCGGCAGTCGAGGAGCCGACCTCCAACACCCTGCCGTCGGACCTGATGGGCCGGCCGGCCGCCTGGCACGCCCTGTACCTCGCCGGACTGGCCCTGTTCCTGGGCCTGGTGGCGGTCCTGGTCGCCGGTGGCCGCAAGCCGGCCGTCCTGGCCGGTGCCGCCGGAGCGCTCGCCATGACGCTGGTCGGCGGAGTGGCCCAGTCGGGCGGCGACTCCCCCCAGCTGGTCAAGGCGCGTGAACGCGCCACCGTGCACCCCGAGCAGGTGCAGTCCTGTGTCCGCCGGGACGGCTCCACCTACTGCGCCTACCCCGAGTGGGGGCCACAGGTCGGGGACTGGGCCGCGGTGGTGGACCGGGTCCGCTCCCTGGCCGGCGGTGGCGCCCATGGGCAGGACGTCGTCGTACGGCAGCGGGTCGATGCGCGCTACGGTCTCTCCGGTGACGCCGCTCTGGACCCCCTGAAGCGCCCGCACGAGGTGACGGTGGGCACCCAGTGGGGCGGCAACCGCGTCCCCGAGTTCTCGGCCGCCGTGGCCGGTGTGCTCATCGCGGGCGACGAGGAGGCCGCCACCTCGATCTGCGACGGCCGCATCGTGCCCCTCATGTGGCTGGCCGTGGGCTGGGAGTCCGACCCGCTCGCCGCGCTGCGCCGGGTCCGCCTCAACGACACCGTCACCGGCTCCGACTCCGTGCTCCAGCCCACGAACGGGCTGTACATGACCGAGGCCCAGACCGAGGTGCTGCGCGCACTGCTCGACCTGCCCCGCGATGAGGCCGCCGCCCGGGTCAAGGACCGGTGGGACGACCTCACCGCACCGAAGATCACCGCGGCCCGGGCCGCCGGGCTGCTGGGCCTGCCCGCGCCCGAAGGGGAGGACAAGTGCCTCTCATGA
- a CDS encoding ABC transporter ATP-binding protein — protein MTPTVSASGLSLRYGGTRALDDVSLRLTAGVTGLLGPNGAGKTTLLRVLATALPADRGAFTVLGHDPATARGRQEVRRRLGYLPQTPGFHPDFTAFEFVDYVAILKEMTDRGVRHREVRRVLDEVGLADVRGKRIRKLSGGMRQRVALGAALVGDPGFLVLDEPTVGLDPEQRMRFRELIAGAGEGRTVLLSTHQTEDVAMLCHRVIVMAGGGVRFEGTPAELTAQAAGRVWSSTERDPGARAGWRTGTGSFRNVGDPPAGADLLEPTLEDGYLLTLDDAGAEVAA, from the coding sequence ATGACCCCGACCGTGTCCGCCTCCGGGCTGAGCCTCCGCTACGGCGGTACCCGGGCCCTCGACGACGTGTCTCTGCGGCTGACCGCCGGCGTCACCGGGCTGCTCGGGCCCAACGGCGCCGGCAAGACCACACTGCTGCGGGTGCTCGCCACGGCCCTGCCCGCCGACCGGGGCGCCTTCACCGTGCTCGGGCACGACCCGGCCACCGCCCGCGGCCGGCAGGAGGTGCGGCGCCGGCTGGGCTACCTGCCGCAGACGCCCGGCTTCCACCCGGACTTCACCGCCTTCGAGTTCGTCGACTACGTGGCGATCCTGAAGGAGATGACCGACCGGGGCGTCCGGCACCGGGAGGTGCGGCGGGTGCTCGACGAGGTCGGCCTGGCGGACGTGCGGGGCAAGCGCATCCGCAAGCTGTCCGGCGGGATGCGGCAGCGCGTCGCCCTCGGAGCCGCCCTGGTCGGGGACCCCGGATTCCTGGTCCTCGACGAGCCGACCGTGGGCCTGGACCCCGAACAGCGCATGCGCTTCCGGGAGTTGATCGCTGGAGCGGGGGAGGGGCGGACGGTGCTGCTGTCCACCCACCAGACGGAGGACGTGGCGATGCTCTGCCACCGCGTGATCGTCATGGCCGGTGGCGGGGTGCGGTTCGAGGGCACTCCGGCCGAGCTGACCGCGCAGGCCGCGGGGCGCGTGTGGAGCAGCACCGAGCGGGACCCCGGCGCGAGGGCGGGGTGGCGCACGGGCACCGGCTCCTTCCGGAACGTCGGCGATCCGCCGGCCGGGGCCGATCTCCTCGAACCCACCCTGGAGGACGGCTACCTGCTCACCCTCGACGACGCCGGAGCGGAGGTGGCGGCATGA
- a CDS encoding zf-HC2 domain-containing protein, with amino-acid sequence MSWHVPEEDLRAYVRGELAAPALWSADAHLTSCARCRGALAEVSDPVALDAGWERLDAELDAPRTGLLEKLLVRIGVAGHTARLLAATPVLRRSWLGAVVAVLLLSVAAGHSVRTGEFPTLFLALAPLLPLAGVALSYGPALDPTYEMAVVAPMHGFRLLMIRTVAVLAVVLALNGLATLALPAYGLRALAWLLPGLALTATGLALMPRLGPVLAPSLVGGAWAGLLLTADTLRAGADVPLAPFTAAGQGVAAVVAALAAGLLFLLRDRFDLFQGRAV; translated from the coding sequence ATGAGCTGGCACGTGCCGGAAGAGGACTTGCGGGCCTACGTCCGAGGGGAGCTGGCGGCTCCCGCGCTCTGGTCCGCCGACGCGCATCTGACCTCCTGCGCCCGCTGCCGCGGGGCACTGGCCGAGGTCAGCGACCCGGTCGCCCTCGACGCCGGGTGGGAACGGCTCGACGCCGAGCTGGACGCGCCCCGGACGGGGCTGCTGGAGAAGCTGCTCGTGCGGATCGGCGTGGCCGGGCACACCGCGCGGCTGCTGGCGGCGACGCCGGTGCTGCGGCGGTCCTGGCTGGGGGCCGTGGTCGCCGTGCTGCTCCTGAGCGTGGCGGCCGGGCACTCCGTGCGCACCGGGGAGTTCCCCACGCTGTTCCTGGCTTTGGCGCCGCTGCTGCCGCTGGCGGGGGTGGCGCTGTCGTACGGGCCCGCGCTGGACCCGACGTACGAGATGGCCGTCGTCGCGCCGATGCACGGGTTCCGGCTGCTGATGATCCGGACGGTGGCCGTGCTCGCCGTCGTGCTCGCGCTGAACGGGCTGGCGACCCTCGCCCTGCCCGCCTACGGGCTGCGGGCGCTGGCCTGGCTGCTGCCCGGGCTGGCGCTGACGGCGACCGGGCTCGCGCTGATGCCCCGGCTGGGGCCGGTGCTCGCGCCGTCCCTGGTGGGCGGGGCGTGGGCCGGGCTGCTGCTGACGGCCGACACGCTGCGGGCGGGGGCGGACGTGCCGCTCGCGCCGTTCACCGCGGCCGGGCAGGGCGTGGCGGCGGTGGTCGCCGCGCTCGCCGCCGGGCTGCTCTTCCTGCTCCGTGACCGATTCGACCTCTTCCAGGGACGTGCCGTATGA
- a CDS encoding RNA polymerase sigma factor, with translation MSDTRSDGELLRAIAADADRQAFEELYRRYAPWLRARLRGRCADLGVVDDVVQETFLAVWRGKARYREEAGAADAAGWLWRIGSRRLVDALRGDGARGRLRQALARLRHRDEASAEERVLAGVEHGDLAGALVRLSPELRAVLQATVIDGLTTREAAVLLGIPPGTVKTRAMRARKQLREALA, from the coding sequence GTGAGCGATACGAGAAGCGACGGGGAGCTGCTGCGGGCCATAGCCGCGGACGCCGACCGGCAGGCCTTCGAGGAGCTGTACCGGCGCTACGCGCCCTGGCTCCGGGCCCGGTTGCGGGGGCGGTGCGCCGACCTCGGGGTCGTCGACGACGTCGTGCAGGAGACGTTCCTCGCGGTGTGGCGCGGCAAGGCCCGCTACCGGGAGGAGGCCGGTGCCGCGGACGCGGCCGGGTGGCTGTGGCGCATCGGGTCGCGGCGGCTGGTGGACGCGCTGCGCGGCGACGGGGCGCGGGGGCGGCTGCGGCAGGCCCTGGCGCGGCTGCGGCACCGGGACGAGGCGTCGGCGGAGGAACGCGTGCTCGCGGGGGTGGAGCACGGGGACCTCGCCGGAGCGCTGGTCCGGCTGTCGCCGGAGCTGCGGGCGGTGCTGCAGGCGACCGTCATCGACGGGCTGACCACCCGTGAGGCGGCGGTGCTGCTCGGGATACCGCCCGGGACGGTCAAGACACGGGCGATGCGGGCCCGCAAGCAGTTGAGGGAGGCGTTGGCATGA
- a CDS encoding GntR family transcriptional regulator, with amino-acid sequence MVEYRIDRRSGVATYVQIVQQTKQALRLGLLEPGDRLPTAREVVEATAINPNTVLKAYRELEREGLVEARRGLGTFVRRSLGAAPADSPLRAELDAWAARAGAAGLERDDVAALFTSVLDAHFADSKGDA; translated from the coding sequence GTGGTCGAGTACCGCATCGACCGGCGCAGCGGCGTGGCCACCTACGTCCAGATCGTCCAGCAGACCAAGCAGGCCCTGCGCCTGGGCCTGTTGGAGCCGGGCGACAGGCTCCCCACGGCCCGCGAGGTCGTGGAGGCCACCGCCATCAACCCGAACACGGTCCTCAAGGCCTACCGGGAGCTGGAGCGCGAGGGGCTGGTCGAGGCCCGCCGCGGACTCGGCACGTTCGTCCGCAGGTCCCTGGGCGCCGCCCCCGCCGACTCCCCCCTCCGCGCGGAGCTGGACGCCTGGGCGGCCCGGGCCGGCGCGGCCGGTCTGGAGCGCGACGACGTGGCCGCCCTCTTCACTTCCGTACTCGACGCGCACTTCGCAGACTCCAAGGGGGACGCATGA
- a CDS encoding ABC transporter ATP-binding protein, whose amino-acid sequence MTDTAIEAAALGRRFGRRRRPALDGCSFRIPTGRVCAVVGPNGAGKSTLLALAAGLLRPTDGSMTVLGGAPAASRERLAYVAQNKPLHPQLTVNGTLRLGRDLNPRRWDAGAAERIVAEGDLDPGARIRSLSGGQRTRVALALALGKRPELLLLDEPMADLDPLARHQLMATLMADAADRGTTVVMSSHVVAELEGSCDHLLLLGGGRVRLAGPLDDLLAAHTLVTGRAGGSLGPHTVVESRTTGRQLTALLRPTGPLGDGVRGEHPTLEEVVLAHLRSPDAPPLLLDEREAAV is encoded by the coding sequence ATGACCGACACCGCCATCGAGGCGGCGGCACTGGGCAGGAGGTTCGGGCGCCGCCGCAGGCCGGCCCTGGACGGCTGCTCCTTCCGGATACCGACGGGCCGCGTGTGCGCCGTCGTCGGTCCGAACGGCGCCGGCAAGTCCACCCTGCTCGCCCTGGCGGCCGGGCTGCTGCGGCCCACCGACGGCTCGATGACCGTGCTCGGCGGGGCCCCGGCGGCGTCCCGCGAACGCCTCGCCTACGTCGCGCAGAACAAGCCCCTGCACCCCCAGCTCACCGTCAACGGCACCCTGCGCCTGGGCCGCGACCTCAACCCGCGCCGCTGGGACGCCGGGGCAGCCGAGCGGATCGTCGCGGAGGGCGACCTCGACCCGGGTGCGAGGATCCGCTCCCTCTCCGGCGGCCAGCGCACCCGCGTGGCGCTCGCCCTGGCTCTCGGCAAGCGCCCCGAACTGCTGCTCCTGGACGAGCCGATGGCCGACCTCGACCCCCTCGCCCGGCACCAGCTGATGGCCACGCTCATGGCCGACGCCGCCGACCGCGGCACCACGGTTGTCATGTCCTCGCACGTGGTGGCGGAGCTGGAGGGCTCCTGCGACCACCTGCTGCTGCTCGGCGGCGGCCGCGTCCGTCTCGCCGGGCCGCTGGACGACCTGCTCGCCGCCCACACCCTGGTCACCGGCCGGGCGGGCGGCTCCCTCGGCCCGCACACCGTGGTCGAGTCCCGCACCACCGGCCGCCAGCTGACCGCCCTGCTCCGGCCCACGGGCCCCCTCGGCGACGGGGTCCGGGGCGAGCACCCGACCCTGGAGGAAGTCGTCCTGGCCCACCTGCGCTCCCCCGACGCCCCGCCGCTCCTGCTCGACGAGCGGGAGGCCGCCGTATGA